The genomic segment AAATAAAATGGCCGGTTTGTCTGATCTAAGGTTCAGCGGGCTGCCTAGCCAGAATCTCAAAATACCTCCCCCAGCCATTCCTTGTGCACCAGCCCCTAGTGCAATAATGAAGTTTTCCAGCAGCGGCGTTATATTGTCGAAACTAATGGAAGGGCCACTATAAATAGAGAGGTTGTACATTAAGCAGGCGCCAAATGCGGCAGGAAAGAATCGCCACCACCATAAGTAACAGCCTACCAGTGCAATACCCGCAGGCAGCCAGATTGATACGACGTCAGTTTGTTTTAATACTGCGGTTAGGCCATGAGCCACCAAAAAGTAGGCAAGAGCGAGCAAAAGGTACAAGCGCCAAGAAAGTAGGTGAGCGGGAACTTGGCGTTTCATAGGGAAAGTTGACAACCATCAAGTTCAATCCCAACGAATGGAAAACAATCATTTTGTTTGCGACAGCGATAACGGATCAACAAATGTACCCTGCAGTAAAATGCGTTATTAAAGTATTGATAGTGATTGCAAAGTCTCAATAAATCAAATTACGAAGGCATAATTTACTTGCCTTATCACCCTAACGCACGTGTGATAAGGCAACGGTTTTGCTGTATTGATGAGTAAAAAACTGACTATTCGTATGATAATGGGTCTATTGTGTTGTTTTTTTCAAATGCCTCAAGTCGTTCTTGGCACGCACCACATTTTCCGCAAGCTTTTTCTCGACCGTTATAACACGTCCACGTTAAGCCATAATCGAGCCCCATGTTTAATCCTGCGGTTAAAATATCGATTTTGCTCTGATATAAGAAAGGAGAAACAATTTCGATTTTTTCATAGTTGGCTATGGCGCAAACGTCGTTCATGCGTTCAACAAATTCAGGGCGGCAGTCAGGGTATATGTCATGATCACCTGAATGCGCCCCGTAATAGACTTTATTTGCATCCAATGAAACAGCGTAACCCACCGCCATGGATAATAAAATCATGTTCCGATTAGGCACCACAGTCGATTTCATACTTTCTTCTGCGTAATGCCCTTCTGGGATATCGACGTCAGAGGTAAGTGACGAACCTCCAATGAGCTCATTAATGGCAGATATATCAATAATTTTATGCGCTACACCCAATGTCTTGCAGGCGTGACTGGCGTAATCTAATTCTTTGCTATGGCGTTGTCCGTAGTTAAACGACAGCGCATATACGTCATATCCGTCCTTGACAGCCATATTTAGAACAGTAAAAGAGTCCATACCACCTGAAAATATTACCACCACCTTTTGTACCATTTGTCCTGCTTCTCTATAATCGACCTTTTCAAGATGCTAATGTTAAGCTATCCGGTTGATAAATCCCAGATAACCCTTAGTAAAACCACAGGAAAGCTGTTGAATACATACAAGATAAATGAGGTTTTCGAATCTCTACAAGGAGAGGGTGCTCATACGGGCGTTCCTTCTATTTTTATTCGCCTCCAGGGATGCCCAGTGGGCTGCCCGTGGTGCGACACCAAACATACTTGGGAAATTGATCAAAACCTAAAAGTGGAAGCGTCCGTTGTGATGGCGCAAAATGTTGATACTGAGCAGTGGTTTGAGCATACGCCCGAGCAGTTATTGGATTTATTTAGGCAACATGGATATACCGCGAGTAATATTATTCTTACTGGTGGTGAGCCATGCATGTACGACTTAATTGATCTCTCTAGTGTGTTAATAGAGAACGGGTATAGCGTTCAAATAGAGACAAGCGGAACCTATGAGATTATGGCGCACCCTGACACTTGGGTGACGGTGTCACCGAAAGTTAATATGCCGGGTAAACGTGACGTGCTAAAAAGTGCGC from the Paraglaciecola mesophila genome contains:
- the queC gene encoding 7-cyano-7-deazaguanine synthase QueC; the encoded protein is MVQKVVVIFSGGMDSFTVLNMAVKDGYDVYALSFNYGQRHSKELDYASHACKTLGVAHKIIDISAINELIGGSSLTSDVDIPEGHYAEESMKSTVVPNRNMILLSMAVGYAVSLDANKVYYGAHSGDHDIYPDCRPEFVERMNDVCAIANYEKIEIVSPFLYQSKIDILTAGLNMGLDYGLTWTCYNGREKACGKCGACQERLEAFEKNNTIDPLSYE
- the queE gene encoding 7-carboxy-7-deazaguanine synthase QueE; this encodes MLSYPVDKSQITLSKTTGKLLNTYKINEVFESLQGEGAHTGVPSIFIRLQGCPVGCPWCDTKHTWEIDQNLKVEASVVMAQNVDTEQWFEHTPEQLLDLFRQHGYTASNIILTGGEPCMYDLIDLSSVLIENGYSVQIETSGTYEIMAHPDTWVTVSPKVNMPGKRDVLKSALLRANEIKHPVAMEKHIEELEQVLSLLEGSNTTKPLIYLQPISQQKRATELCIKTCIARNWRLSLQTHKFIGIE